A region from the Neurospora crassa OR74A linkage group V, whole genome shotgun sequence genome encodes:
- a CDS encoding cephalosporin C regulator 1, which yields MDPTHDPLALTKAKKRPRSQGSTASIHSAATQPNLDHAFTDVPEVYQSQWIPNDHGRTRELGHPTAQMLQDNMVLASQLHTSREFAMDSQVNASMQNVQYHDSHSMSRQSLSADSFGGNTSFVEDSQMVDHDGNNDHGSYIGMTSQSKGGSRSSANNEVEMRQLYVANKHRNLQEVAEELHGNERGPHSERTRQVFAMLWISQVCSKGKGSVPRGRVYANYASRCATERITVLNPASFGKLVRVLFPGLKTRRLGVRGESKYHYVNFQLREDQPDVRDVSTQPQVSPAEEQSFSQTFNTAPDNTRATERPVLPTPDLGQQPETRVRRPPEYVHSLYNQVQVANIDQLSTTATKTVQKLCFAAETEESFQQSDPLVLPGIEPFLPKNTDPDAAKSLAALYRSHCTSLVECIRYCKEKTFFHLYTSFQGTLTMPVQKLFSNPAVAPWIEECDFVLYQRMMRIVSSLVLQVVPKTVLDTLRNIADKLVPHIRDSFQGQPPHVLKAKEAPATLFAGLLDRVLRVNLTAHAAANMLSNPANRDLMYMEWINIINLRKVAESVPLRGMDDVVNLLLKEMRDLLDPVNIPWEIEGLTLHGEMAMRNGRQPQVGTPEESTASNVLDRWVSFLRSLPSHFPYASHTDIVWCVQRLGTAVMRDITLGQGKSFGSWWVTKCFIDEMILFVAEYGGFLKQKSTHEYTSLVSQQQGASNEASNEASRYRSGSDDSSASRMSESQPDRARFPMPASTATQPSVHDDSGIGIRTPDEDSPIQKFGFQTTTANSQDIFAGTELQDEDHLPDI from the exons ATGGACCCAACCCACG ACCCTCTTGCCCTCACGAAGGCGAAAAAGCGGCCTCGCTCTCAAGGCTCAACAGCTTCCATCCACAGCGCCGCTACACAACCAAATCTCGATCACGCGTTTACTGACGTGCCCGAAGTTTACCAATCTCAATGGATTCCAAACGACCACGGCCGAACCCGAGAACTTGGCCACCCGACCGCCCAGATGCTACAGGACAACATGGTGCTGGCCTCCCAGTTGCACACTAGCCGCGAGTTCGCCATGGATTCACAGGTCAACGCTTCGATGCAGAACGTTCAATACCACGACAGCCACAGTATGAGCCGCCAGTCTTTGTCCGCCGACTCCTTTGGCGGAAACACCAGTTTTGTGGAGGACAGTCAGATGGTGGACCATGACGGCAACAACGACCACGGTTCCTACATCGGAATGACATCGCAATCCAAGGGGGGGTCACGCTCAAGTGCGAACAACGAAGTGGAAATGCGTCAGCTATATGTCGCCAATAAACACAGGAATCTTCAGGAGGTTGCAGAGGAGCTGCATGGCAACGAACGCGGTCCCCATTCAGAACGAACCCGCCAGGTTTTCGCAATGCTTTG GATCAGCCAAGTCTGCTCAAAGGGCAAGGGATCGGTACCCAGAGGGAGGGTTTACGCCAACTACGCCTCCAGGTGTGCCACCGAGAGGATAACAGTCTTGAACCCTGCCAGTTTTGGAAAGCTTGTCCGGGTTCTTTTTCCAGGACTGAAAACTCGTCGCCTTGGTGTTCGAGGAGAGTCAAAATATCATTATGTCAACTTTCAGCTTCGCGAAGACCAGCCTGATGTGCGAGATGTCTCGACTCAACCTCAGGTTTCCCCAGCGGAGGAGCAGTCATTCTCCCAAACTTTCAA CACGGCACCGGACAATACAAGAGCCACCGAACGCCCTGTACTTCCCACGCCTGACCTGGGCCAGCAACCGGAGACCCGGGTGAGGCGGCCACCAGAATATGTTCACAGCCTGTACAACCAAGTCCAGGTAGCCAACATCGACCAGCTGAGCACGACGGCAACCAAGACAGTACAGAAGCTTTGTTTTGCCGCCGAAACCGAAGAGTCGTTCCAGCAGTCTGACCCGCTCGTCCTACCAGGGATCGAGCCGTTTCTACCCAAAAATACCGATCCGGACGCTGCCAAGTCGCTGGCTGCGCTCTACCGGTCACACTGTACGTCTTTGGTAGAATGCATCCGGTATTGTAAAGAAAAGACTTTCTTCCACCTTTACACCTCATTCCAGGGTACTCTCACAATGCCGGTCCAGAAGCTCTTCAGCAACCCGGCTGTCGCACCTTGGATAGAGGAGTGCGATTTTGTTCTCTACCAGCGCATGATGCGCATTGTCTCGAGCTTGGTCCTACAAGTGGTTCCCAAGACAGTGCTCGATACGTTGAGAAATATAGCAGATAAGCTCGTCCCACACATTCGCGATTCCTTTCAAGGACAGCCTCCTCACGTTCTCAAGGCCAAAGAAGCACCAGCAACTCTATTCGCAGGCTTACTGGATAGAGTGCTCCGTGTCAACCTTACCGCTCATGCTGCCGCCAACATGCTGTCGAACCCAGCAAACCGCGACCTCATGTACATGGAATGGATCAACATAATCAACCTAAGAAAGGTTGCCGAAAGTGTTCCATTGAGGGGCATGGATGATGTAGTGAATCTCCTTCTCAAAGAGATGCGTGACCTCTTAGACCCGGTCAATATTCCATGGGAAATCGAAGGCCTGACGCTACACGGAGAGATGGCGATGCGCAATGGTCGGCAACCCCAGGTAGGAACCCCTGAGGAATCCACTGCCTCGAACGTTTTGGATCGGTGGGTGAGCTTTCTTCGCTCCCTACCTTCGCACTTCCCCTACGCATCACATACCGATATTGTCTGGTGTGTTCAGCGATTGGGCACAGCCGTAATGAGGGATATTACCCTAGGCCAAGGCAAGAGTTTTGGCTCTTGGTGGGTCACCAAGTGTTTTATCGATGAGATGATTCTCTTTGTGGCAGAATATGGTGGATTTCTCAAGCAAAAGTCGACACACGAGTATACTTCCCTTGTCTCACAGCAACAGGGCGCAAGCAACGAGGCAAGCAACGAGGCATCCAGATatagaagtggaagcgaTGATTCCAGCGCATCTCGAATGTCCGAGTCGCAGCCAGACCGGGCTCGATTTCCGATGCCTGCATCGACAGCGACCCAACCGTCTGTCCACGACGACAGCGGTATAGGTATTCGGACACCCGATGAAGATTCTCCGATTCAAAAGTTTGGCTTCCAAACAACTACTGCGAACTCGCAGGATATTTTCGCCGGCACGGAACTGCAGGATGAGGACCATTTGCCAGATATTTAA
- a CDS encoding yop-1, whose product MSSPQDRAQQYIGQLDKELSKYPTLNNLEKTTGVPKAYAVIGLVALYFFLIIFNLGGQLLTNLAGFVLPGYYSLNALFTASKQDDTQWLTYWVVFSLFTVIESLISVVYWFPFYFTFKFVFLLWLSLPTFKGAETIFRSFLAPTLGRYFQNGSTASGLRAKADAVHTD is encoded by the exons ATGTCTTCGCCTCAGGACCGCGCCCAGCAGTACATCGGCCAGCTCGATAAGGAG CTGTCCAAGTACCCTACCCTCAACAACCTCGAGAAGACCACCGGCGTTCCCAAGGCTTATGCCGTCATCGGTCTCGTTGCTCTCTATTTCTTCCTGATCATCTTCAACCTCGGCGGCCAGCTCCTCACCAACCTCGCTGGCTTCGTCCTCCCCGGATACTACTCGCTCAATGCCCTCTTTACCGCTTCCAAGCAGGATGATACCCAGTGGCTCACT TACTGGGttgttttctctctcttcac CGTCATTGAGAGCTTGATCAGCGTCGTCTACTGGTTCCCCTTCTACTTCACCTTCAAGTTTGTTTTCCTCCTCTGGCTCTCTCTTCCTACCTTCAA GGGCGCCGAGACCATCTTCCGCTCTTTCCTCGCCCCCACCCTTGGCCGTTACTTCCAAAATGGCTCCACCGCCAGCGGCCTCCGCGCCAAGGCTGACGCCGTCCACACTGACTAA
- the mid-1 gene encoding calcium channel subunit Mid1, which produces MHLGPLHLRFAASFIALSLLVVFNITLFSLDCALAAELEDAPPILLLDDVDSDLDVSQGSVSDLGSPLDQMYEPEFAAFDRSIIGRDQVRDTNALINNEAFQLNVRQGDTERFVFKLSQLSERELEVVQLELRDEEHTWEDIDEDEDEDEAEEDEKDENNDDLSGKGLDRDSVDLNLASAKQKLGKRQQGARRLFLSANTCLQPQAFNATKTTQPPPQLTLYVSTSTDNVEPGPGADSNSQVSMVFNEGAIMYNFTTTTDVYVGVHAPNVAEIFDKPYNIKIAISTDGYYYSYNVDDDADLIWVDSDSQGALLITHNLTDSNDEKEQQRIMNTPPYVMFAQDKSNPSINGVRYSFCGLEQNAQIATTKDGKYSNMVQTGMTKRGQGNFPKQQFFFSGLKPSTSYLGILAKTNVTDTGSPNLVGGGGHVFKATNFQTKSDHGNCNIVLNLTFCDQVAYSVPSNPNFGNASVLAKFYDDYAAEAWGYFKKALAQVACEAPVTQRYSLTRNCSDCEAAYKDWLCSVTIPRCEDFSNNASYLHPRAMSQPFPDGERLDNATMSLYAENYGDGKVLGKAFLQSRSSRIDEFIKPGPYKEVLPCDYLCYRLVQSCPSSMGFGCPLPGQKGFNSSYYIKNETNGEVVCNYPGSAHIFSGSSKDAVSVGLTIVVLVLVSLLLAC; this is translated from the exons ATGCACCTCGGCCCCTTGCACTTGCGCTTCGCGGCGTCCTTTATCGCATTATCTCTTCTCGTCGTTTTCAACATCACTCTTTTCTCTCTGGATTGTGCTCTCGCGGCCGAGCTCGAAGATGCACCGCCCATATTGCTATTAGACGATGTCGACTCCGACCTCGACGTTTCCCAAGGTTCCGTCTCAGACTTGGGAAGCCCGCTCGACCAGATGTACGAACCCGAGTTTGCCGCATTCGATAGGAGTATCATCGGACGTGATCAAGTTCGAGACACCAATGCCTTGATAAACAACGAGGCTTTTCAGTTGAACGTTCGTCAGGGGGATACGGAGCGCTTCGTGTTCAAGCTGTCACAGCTGTCCGAGCGGGAACTGGAGGTTGTACAGTTGGAGCTGAGGGATGAAGAACATACCTGGGAAGATatagacgaagacgaagacgaagacgaagctgaagaggatgagaaaGACGAGAATAATGATGACTTGAGTGGGAAAGGCCTGGACAGAGATTCTGTGGACTTGAATCTTGCCTCCGCGAAACAGAAGCTGGGGAAACGGCAACAGGGTGCTCGCCGGCTGTTTCTTTCTGCAAACACATGCTTGCAACCTCAAGCATTCAATGCGACCAAGACAACACAGCCTCCACCGCAGCTGACACTGTATGTGTCAACATCGACCGATAACGTGGAACCAGGCCCGGGCGCGGATTCGAACTCTCAAGTGTCGATGGTATTTAATGAGGGTGCTATCATGTACAATTTCACTACTACGACCGACGTATATGTTGGTGTACATGCGCCCAACGTGGCGGAAATCTTCGACAAGCCTTACAACATCAAGATCGCCATCTCCACGGACGGTTATTACTACAGTTATAACGTGGATGACGATGCTGATCTGATCTGGGTTGATAGCGACTCCCAGGGCGCATTGCTCATCACTCATAATTTGACTGATAGTAACGACGAGAAGGAGCAACAGCGGATAATGAACACGCCGCCATACGTCATGTTCGCCCAGGACAAATCTAATCCGTCCATCAACGGTGTCAGGTATTCCTTTTGCGGCCTCGAACAAAATGCCCAGATTGCAACTACAAAGGACGGGAAGTATTCGAACATGGTCCAGACAGGCATGACGAAGCGAGGACAGGGCAACTTTCCTAAGCAGCAGTTCTTCTTCAGCGGGCTGAAGCCAAGTACCAGTTATCTCGGGATCCTGGCCAAGACCAATGTGACCGACACAGGGAGTCCGAATCTCGTTGGAGGTGGCGGCCACGTCTTCAAAGCCACTAATTTCCAAACCAAGTCCG ATCACGGAAACTGCAACATCGTCTTGAATCTTACCTTTTGTGACCAGGTAGCCTACTCGGTCCCCAGCAACCCAAACTTTGGCAACGCCTCTGTTCTGGCCAAGTTCTACGATGACTACGCCGCCGAAGCATGGGGTTATTTCAAAAAGGCACTGGCCCAGGTCGCCTGCGAAGCGCCGGTGACCCAGCGCTACTCGCTCACCCGGAACTGCAGTGACTGCGAAGCCGCGTACAAGGACTGGCTGTGTTCCGTGACCATTCCGCGCTGCGAGGATTTCAGTAACAATGCCAGCTACCTGCACCCGCGAGCCATGAGCCAGCCGTTCCCCGATGGCGAGAGGCTCGACAATGCGACTATGTCATTGTACGCAGAAAACTATGGCGACGGCAAGGTCCTGGGCAAAGCCTTCCTCCAGAGCCGCAGCTCGCGGATCGATGAGTTTATCAAACCCGGCCCGTACAAGGAGGTCTTGCCCTGCGATTACCTGTGCTACAGACTAGTCCAAAGCTGTCCGTCGTCCATGGGTTTCGGCTGCCCGCTGCCTGGCCAGAAGGGGTTCAATTCGAGCTACTATATCAAGAACGAAACAAATGGCGAGGTCGTGTGTAACTATCCGGGCTCGGCACACATCTTTTCAGGCTCGTCAAAGGATGCTGTCTCGGTAGGGCTGACCATTGTTGTTTTGGTACTAGTGAGTTTATTGCTCGCTTGCTAG